The following coding sequences lie in one Capsicum annuum cultivar UCD-10X-F1 chromosome 5, UCD10Xv1.1, whole genome shotgun sequence genomic window:
- the LOC107854059 gene encoding rhamnogalacturonate lyase-like, translating to MMGKMKGKRVQKLFWCIMIIQLFSIVTSSKMHHVRHTPAKDMIGSPVKLHISNHYVVVDNGIVQLTLTNPTGHIYGISYKGIDNLLEKRFLESRRGYWDIMWKLSEDKQSTFDTLFMTNFKVITNDDNKVEVSFTKTWNSNAHHDLPLNIDKRFVMLRGNSGFYSYGKFEHTNEMPQLRLDEGRIAIKLNQNLFHYMVVSDDRQKVMPTNQDISHGKVLRFREAVQITNPSYSKFKNEVEDKYQYSCDMKDVKVHGWICNNPHIGFWVITPSNEFGIGGPMKQDLTSHAGPTSLASFFSGHYTGPQLGVDLQEGEPWKKVFGPIFFYLNSKFDNNNHKTLWEDAKRQMFEETTKWPYDFPESKDYPKANERATVSGRLLVHDSYIKDYPFYAKSAYVGLALPGKVGSWQTETKGYQFWTQSDNNGYFKITGVIPGTYNLYSWVPGVIGDYKYNPNFTITQGSEFYLGDLVYNPPRNGPTLWEIGIPDRTAAEFFVPDPLPSLTNHALINTTQKFRQYGLWDRYTDLYPNEDLVYRVGDSNYTKDWFYAHVTRRTENNKYIPTTWQISFDLSTVDPIGTYTLHIALASATNSHLLGRINDPYRPRPHFQTQALGKSNAIARHGIHGLYSLFTFQIPGYELQIGENIIYLKQARGGSPFNGVMYDYIRFEGPPR from the exons ATGATGGGAAAGATGAAAGGAAAGAGggtacaaaaattattttggtgTATAATGATTATACAACTTTTTTCTATAGTTACTAGCTCGAAGATGCATCATGTAAG GCATACTCCAGCAAAAGATATGATAGGATCTCCAGTAAAATTGCACATCTCAAATCACTAT GTGGTGGTAGATAATGGCATTGTTCAACTTACACTAACAAATCCAACAGGACATATTTATGGGATAAGTTACAAAGGAATTGATAATCTCCTGGAAAAAAGATTTCTAGAATCAAGAAGAGg ATATTGGGATATCATGTGGAAACTTTCAGAAGACAAACAAAGCACTTTTGATAC GCTTTTCATGACGAATTTCAAAGTTATAacaaatgatgataataaagtCGAAGTTTCTTTTACAAAAACTTGGAATTCCAATGCACACCATGATCTTCCTCTCAACATCGATAAAAg gTTTGTGATGCTAAGAGGAAATTCAGGATTTTATTCATATGGTAAATTTGAGCATACAAATGAAATGCCTCAACTTAGACTAGATGAAGGCAGGATTGCTATCAAGCTCAATCAAAACTT gttCCATTATATGGTTGTATCAGATGATAGGCAAAAGGTGATGccaacaaatcaagatatttcccatgGAAAAGTTCTTCGTTTTAGAGAAGCTGTTCAAATAACAAATCCATCTTACTCTAAATTCAAGAATGAG GTTGAAGACAAGTACCAATATTCTTGTGACATGAAGGATGTCAAAGTACATGGATGGATTTGTAATAATCCCCATATTGGTTTTTGGGTGATTACACCAAGTAATGAATTTGGAATTGGTGGACCAATGAAACAAGATCTTACTTCTCATGCTGGTCCCACATCCCTAGCT tcaTTTTTCAGTGGCCATTATACAGGTCCACAATTAGGAGTGGATCTCCAAGAAGGTGAACCATGGAAAAAAGTATTTGGTCctattttcttttacctcaactCAAAATTTGACAATAATAACCATAAGACACTTTGGGAGGATGCTAAAAGACAG ATGTTTGAGGAAACTACAAAATGGCCTTATGATTTTCCAGAATCAAAAGACTATCCCAAAGCCAATGAAAGGGCCACAGTTAGCGGCCGATTATTGGTCCACGACAG ttaCATAAAAGATTATCCTTTTTATGCAAAATCTGCATATGTTGGATTGGCTTTGCCCGGAAAAGTTGGATCATGGCAAACTGAGACCAAG gGTTATCAATTTTGGACTCAATCAGATAATAATGGATATTTCAAGATTACCGGAGTTATACCCGGAACTTATAACTTGTACTCATGGGTCCCTGGAGTTATTGGAGATTACAAATACAACCCTAACTTTACCATTACTCAAg GCAGTGAATTTTATCTAGGTGACTTAGTTTATAATCCTCCAAGAAATGGTCCAACACTTTGGGAAATTGGAATTCCAGATAGAACTGCTGCTGAATTTTTTGTGCCTGATCCATTGCCTAGTCTAACCAACCATGCCTTAATCAACACTACACAAAA GTTTAGACAATATGGTTTATGGGATCGTTATACAGATTTATATCCTAATGAAGATTTAGTATACAGAGTTGGTGATAGTAATTACACAAAAGATTGGTTCTATGCCCATGTAACCAG GAGAACTGAAAACAATAAATATATACCAACAACATGGCAAATTTCATTTGATCTTTCAACTGTGGATCCAATTGGAACTTATACACTCCATATAGCATTGGCTTCTGCAACTAATTCACATTTGCTA gGAAGAATAAACGATCCTTATAGACCAAGGCCACACTTTCAGACGCAAGCACTTGGAAAAAGTAATGCAATTGCAAGACATGGAATTCATGGATTAT
- the LOC107871520 gene encoding uncharacterized protein LOC107871520: MKKDWCKRQWCFILGLLGIVLLVFLLIECLRTRRNIQKSINLDMQFYPPVQLIRLKNHVLVDNGILNITFSCPEGMITSIQYNGIDNLLENKNKENNRGYWDIVWKKAEKSGNIYDKLEGTKFEIILQDENQVELSFKRIWKTLNSSSLSMNIDKR, encoded by the exons atgaagaaagatTGGTGTAAGAGACAATGGTGTTTTATTCTTGGATTATTGGGAATTGTTCTTCTGGTATTTCTGCTAATTGAATGTTTAAGAACAAG GAGAAATATTCAGAAGAGCATCAATTTGGACATGCAATTCTACCCTCCAGTACAATTAATTAGACTAAAAAATCAT GTGTTGGTTGATAATGGAATATTGAACATCACATTTTCTTGTCCAGAGGGAATGATTACTAGTATACAATATAATGGCATTGATAATttgttggaaaataaaaataaagaaaataatagagGATATTGGGATATTGTTTGGAAAAAAGCAGAAAAATCAGGAAACATCTAtgacaa ACTTGAAGGGACAAAGTTTGAAATTATATTGCAAGATGAAAATCAAGTAGAGCTTTCATTCAAAAGGATTTGGAAGACATTAAATTCTTCAAGTCTTTCTATGAATATTGACAAAAGGTGA
- the LOC107870140 gene encoding THO complex subunit 4D, whose amino-acid sequence MASLDMTLEDMIKSRRNSEKGGRGQGRARRGRGQGGSFRGGRTTGAPRRGALGVNARPSANRIAKNFRRTKNMPWQNGLLEDSLRAAGVLSSGLESGTKVYVSNLEVGVTNSDIRELFSEIGELIRYAIHYDKNGRPSGSAEVVFARRSDAYQALKRYNNVQLDGKPMKIEIIAPKPDIPLSARVDVGRVNGRRTVVMPGSARGRGGASAANRGSSQRGNGGLGNASGRGRGRGRGRGGRGRGGRGRKNGVEKSAAELDKELENYHASAEAMET is encoded by the exons ATGGCTTCCTTGGATAtgactcttgaagatatgataAAAAGTAGGAGAAATAGTGAGAAAGGAGGTAGAGGACAAGGCAGGGCCCGACGTGGAAGAGGGCAAGGAGGATCATTTAGAGGTGGAAGAACAACAGGAGCTCCTCGTAGAGGGGCACTTGGTGTAAATGCTCGGCCATCTGCCAACAGAATTGCCAAG AATTTCCGCAGAACCAAGAATATGCCATGGCAGAATGGCTTGCTTGAAGATAGTCTTAGAGCTGCAGGGGTGTTATCATCAGGACTAGAGAGTGGCACTAAGGTGTATGTTTCCAACTTGGAAGTTGGAGTGACAAATTCAGATATAAGG GAACTCTTCTCCGAGATCGGTGAACTGATACGGTATGCTATCCACTATGACAAAAATGGTCGCCCAAGT GGTTCAGCTGAGGTGGTTTTCGCCAGGAGGAGTGATGCATATCAAGCACTTAAAAGATACAACAATGTTCAGTTGGATGGGAAGCCAATGAAGATAGAAATTATCGCTCCAAAGCCAGACATTCCTTTATCAGCTCGTGTAGATGTTGGACGAGTAAATGGAAGGAGGACAGTTGTCAT GCCGGGCTCAGCTCGTGGAAGAGGTGGTGCATCTGCTGCTAATCGTGGATCAAG TCAAAGGGGCAATGGTGGCTTGGGTAATGCATCAGGACGTGGGCGCGGTCGTGGCCGTGGACGTGGAGGACGCGGTCGTGGTGGTAGGGGAAGGAAGAATGGCGTTGAGAAGTCAGCAGCAGAACTTGACAAGGAGCTGGAAAACTATCATGCCAGTGCAGAAGCTATGGAGACCTAA
- the LOC107870142 gene encoding kinase-interacting protein 1-like yields MLHRAASNAYSWWAASHIRTKQSKWLEQSLQDMQGKVESVIKLIEQDGDSFAKRAEMYYKKRPELINFVEESYRAYRALAERYDHLSKELQTANNTIATIFPEQIQLAMEEDDEYGAPTPKMPPKTGPGKDSKGLMSSIPKHRQGKKSKDDVAKSGLSKDEAVEEIDKLQKDILALQTVKEFIRSSYKNGLERYRGIENQIMEKQQKICTLEDEFGEGRVIEDPEACKLMAEAALQSCQERITQLQEKHDVYTQEARDEFNKIEDSCKKLKSFKHKYLHEQTDETKADGVRIPKEQVGKEIESVHDKVADQTGSTSKGSLTMSQLEERIDELVNKVINLEISVSSQILLIDRLRREADGLRTQVQSLEDDKAAL; encoded by the exons ATGTTGCACAGAGCTGCAAGCAATGCTTATTCATGGTGGGCTGCTAGCCATATTAGGACCAAACAATCCAAATGGCTTGAACAAAGCCTTCAAG ATATGCAAGGGAAAGTTGAAAGTGTGATTAAACTCATTGAACAAGATGGAGATTCATTTGCAAAAAGAGCAGAAATGTACTACAAAAAAAGGCCAGAACTGATCAACTTTGTTGAAGAATCCTATCGTGCCTATCGCGCTTTGGCTGAACGTTATGATCATCTGTCGAAGGAGCTACAGACTGCCAACAACACGATTGCCACCATCTTCCCGGAACAAATTCAACTAGCGATGGAAGAGGACGATGAATATGGTGCACCAACTCCGAAAATGCCACCAAAGACCGGTCCTGGAAAAGACTCGAAAGGTCTTATGTCAAGTATTCCAAAACATAGACAAGGTAAAAAATCAAAAGATGATGTCGCGAAATCTGGTTTGTCTAAAGACGAGGCTGTTGAAGAGATCGACAAGCTTCAGAAAGACATATTGGCGTTGCAGACCGTGAAAGAGTTTATAAGAAGTTCCTATAAGAACGGACTTGAAAGGTATAGGGGGATCGAAAACCAAATCATGGAAAAGCAACAGAAGATATGTACATTGGAGGACGAATTTGGTGAGGGCCGCGTTATTGAGGATCCCGAGGCATGCAAACTGATGGCGGAAGCAGCATTGCAGTCGTGTCAAGAGAGGATAACTCAGCTCCAAGAGAAACACGATGTGTATACACAAGAAGCGCGAGATGAGTTCAACAAAATCGAAGATTCTTGTAAGAAACTTAAGTCGTTCAAGCATAAGTATCTCCACGAGCAAACTGATGAAACTAAGGCGGATGGTGTTAGAATCCCGAAAGAACAAGTTGGTAAGGAGATAGAGTCAGTACATGACAAGGTTGCGGACCAAACTGGTTCGACCTCTAAGGGGTCTTTAACGATGTCACAGCTAGAAGAGAGAATCGACGAGCTTGTGAATAAGGTGATCAACTTAGAAATATCAGTTTCATCTCAGATACTTCTGATTGACAGATTAAGAAGAGAAGCTGATGGACTCCGAACACAAGTTCAGTCTTTGGAAGACGATAAGGCAGCTCTG